One segment of Actinomyces sp. 432 DNA contains the following:
- a CDS encoding dolichyl-phosphate-mannose--protein mannosyltransferase, translating to MTGRHRLADVTSPCAASPDDPSLLAHPDASSQAAESRLQTQPADGAPVDDSAASDAGACASGAPLSAYPPAVLGIDADPAAPRSEDQLRSLLGLEPVEGAPLPRQVRVNGWIATVVAGVVAAFTRLVGLGHPHQLMFDEIYYVKDGYALWHNGYESTWSDDANELFARGDFSALTTEPSYVVHPQLGKWLIGLGMQIFGADSPFGWRFMPALAGILTVIILARLTLRLTRSPLLAGLAGLLLAIDGVGITESRIGLLDIFIGLFATAALYCLVRDREWSRARLAADLAGTLPDFRAPRAHLRPWLLATGLMLGLTCSIKWSGAYLLAAVGVLVVAWDTQALRRVQARAWFLEGLVARGVGDFIRLVPVAFVVYLVAGWGSWFLHDGAYRDWAQVQRAEQGSVARGWLPDALNSLLEYHLSMYNFHVQLDSEHPYMSKPIGWLLQLRPTSFYWLSEQEMSGADCGSDRCIQAITSIGNIPIWWGAVLALPFAVVVLGARNRDWRIWVPLIGYVGLYLPWFIYSKRTIFTFYTVAFVPCVVLILVLSVGSVAGLLRPVPGSVLARREAQLLAEGRVGPGRPWPRGPVASFFGFGLRPGRIHLPSTWTGVPTWRVRSEGVALIGSLLVTAATFALLWSPIWTGKTVPYTFWLWHMWLESWV from the coding sequence ATGACGGGCCGCCATAGACTCGCAGACGTGACTTCACCCTGTGCTGCTTCACCGGATGATCCCAGTTTGCTCGCTCACCCTGACGCGTCTTCCCAGGCGGCCGAGTCGAGGCTGCAGACCCAGCCGGCCGACGGCGCCCCGGTAGACGATTCTGCGGCGTCCGACGCGGGCGCCTGCGCCAGTGGCGCCCCGCTAAGCGCCTATCCCCCTGCTGTCCTGGGTATTGACGCCGATCCGGCAGCACCGCGCAGCGAGGATCAGCTGCGCTCCCTGCTGGGCCTGGAGCCGGTCGAGGGCGCACCCTTGCCTCGGCAGGTGCGAGTTAATGGCTGGATAGCCACGGTTGTGGCGGGTGTAGTGGCTGCGTTCACCCGGCTGGTTGGGCTGGGACACCCGCATCAGCTCATGTTTGACGAGATTTACTACGTCAAGGACGGTTATGCGCTGTGGCACAACGGGTACGAGTCGACGTGGTCTGACGACGCCAATGAGCTGTTCGCCCGCGGAGACTTCTCCGCATTGACAACGGAACCAAGCTATGTGGTCCACCCGCAGCTGGGGAAGTGGCTGATCGGCCTGGGAATGCAGATATTCGGGGCGGATTCGCCTTTCGGGTGGCGTTTCATGCCTGCGCTGGCGGGCATACTGACGGTAATCATATTGGCGCGCCTGACGCTGCGACTGACTCGTTCTCCGCTGCTGGCGGGCTTGGCAGGCCTACTACTGGCCATCGACGGCGTCGGGATAACCGAGTCCCGCATCGGTCTGCTGGACATTTTCATCGGCCTGTTCGCCACCGCCGCGCTGTACTGCCTGGTTCGTGATCGCGAGTGGTCGCGGGCGCGGCTGGCTGCGGACCTCGCGGGCACACTCCCGGATTTTAGAGCGCCCCGAGCGCATTTGCGTCCGTGGCTACTGGCGACCGGGCTCATGTTGGGCCTGACCTGCTCAATCAAGTGGTCGGGAGCCTACCTGTTGGCGGCGGTTGGAGTCCTCGTGGTCGCGTGGGATACCCAGGCGCTGCGGCGGGTGCAGGCTAGGGCCTGGTTCCTGGAGGGTCTTGTCGCGCGGGGCGTGGGTGACTTCATTCGTCTGGTGCCGGTGGCCTTCGTCGTGTACCTGGTCGCCGGCTGGGGATCGTGGTTCCTGCACGACGGCGCCTACCGGGATTGGGCGCAGGTGCAGCGGGCCGAGCAGGGGTCTGTAGCGCGCGGGTGGTTGCCGGATGCACTCAACAGCCTGCTTGAGTATCACCTGTCGATGTACAACTTCCACGTCCAACTGGACAGCGAGCATCCATACATGTCCAAACCGATCGGCTGGCTCTTGCAGTTGCGGCCGACGTCGTTCTACTGGCTCAGTGAGCAGGAGATGTCTGGTGCGGACTGCGGCTCAGACCGTTGCATCCAGGCCATCACCTCGATCGGCAACATCCCCATCTGGTGGGGCGCGGTGCTGGCACTGCCATTCGCCGTCGTGGTGCTCGGCGCCCGCAATCGAGACTGGCGCATCTGGGTCCCCCTGATCGGCTACGTCGGCCTGTACCTGCCGTGGTTCATCTACTCCAAGCGGACCATCTTCACCTTCTACACCGTGGCCTTCGTTCCGTGTGTGGTGCTGATCCTGGTCCTGTCCGTCGGCTCGGTTGCAGGCTTGCTCAGGCCCGTGCCCGGCTCGGTGCTGGCCCGGCGTGAGGCGCAGTTGCTGGCCGAGGGGCGTGTCGGCCCGGGGCGCCCGTGGCCCCGGGGCCCGGTGGCGTCCTTCTTCGGTTTCGGTTTGCGTCCGGGCCGCATTCACCTGCCGTCCACCTGGACCGGCGTTCCGACATGGCGGGTACGCTCCGAAGGCGTCGCTCTTATTGGCAGCCTCCTAGTGACTGCGGCAACGTTCGCCTTGCTGTGGTCACCGATATGGACTGGTAAGACTGTGCCCTACACGTTCTGGCTCTGGCACATGTGGTTGGAGTCTTGGGTCTGA
- a CDS encoding 4-(cytidine 5'-diphospho)-2-C-methyl-D-erythritol kinase, producing the protein MSSLHAVPGAGGAPRPPRSGSSTQVRVEAPGKVNLFLSVGAPAADGYHPLTTVFQAVRLIETVTARRQAADLHGAITLTLEEPYAGVPSDAANLAVRAATLLAQTTGVGDGVDLLLRKRVPAAGGMAGGSADAAAALLACNALWGTGLSQAELAGLAAELGADVPFTLVGATAVGHGRGDRLTPLMARGTYHWVFATSAQGLSTPAVFRRFDELVPGATAPADVPAALTAALRDGDPFSLADALHNDLQAAALDLRPQLADIIAAAESAGALRAIVSGSGPTIAALAPDPAAAMRVANALTASGLVDQALRVDAPVAGARVVG; encoded by the coding sequence ATGAGTTCACTGCATGCCGTCCCCGGAGCCGGCGGGGCCCCGCGCCCACCCCGTTCCGGTTCATCCACCCAGGTGCGAGTGGAGGCACCCGGAAAGGTCAATCTGTTCCTGTCCGTCGGCGCACCTGCCGCCGACGGCTACCATCCCCTGACCACCGTCTTCCAGGCCGTACGGCTGATCGAGACCGTCACCGCCCGTCGGCAGGCCGCTGATCTGCACGGCGCCATCACCCTCACCCTGGAAGAGCCCTACGCCGGTGTGCCGTCGGACGCCGCCAACCTGGCCGTGCGTGCCGCCACCCTGCTGGCCCAGACCACCGGAGTGGGCGACGGCGTCGACCTGCTGCTGCGCAAGCGCGTCCCCGCGGCCGGCGGCATGGCGGGAGGCTCCGCCGACGCCGCCGCCGCCCTGCTGGCCTGCAACGCGCTGTGGGGCACCGGTCTGAGCCAGGCGGAGCTGGCGGGCCTCGCGGCCGAACTGGGGGCGGACGTGCCCTTCACGCTGGTGGGTGCCACCGCCGTCGGACACGGCCGCGGCGACCGGCTAACCCCGCTAATGGCACGCGGCACCTACCACTGGGTGTTCGCAACGTCCGCGCAGGGCCTGTCCACCCCCGCCGTCTTCCGCCGCTTCGACGAACTCGTCCCGGGCGCCACGGCTCCCGCAGACGTGCCGGCGGCCCTGACCGCGGCTCTGCGCGACGGCGACCCGTTCTCCCTGGCCGACGCACTGCACAACGACTTGCAGGCGGCCGCGCTAGACCTGCGCCCGCAACTGGCGGATATCATCGCGGCGGCCGAGTCCGCCGGCGCCCTGCGCGCCATCGTCTCCGGATCCGGCCCTACGATCGCCGCGCTGGCACCCGATCCTGCCGCTGCCATGCGCGTAGCCAACGCCCTGACCGCGTCCGGACTGGTCGACCAGGCCCTGCGCGTGGACGCCCCCGTAGCCGGGGCCCGGGTGGTGGGCTGA
- a CDS encoding ABC-F family ATP-binding cassette domain-containing protein: MAHLLGVESVRVTVGPRILLDAVSLGIEDGERIGVLGPNGAGKSTLLALLAGARTPDAGRVTRAGDTRAVMLTQADRFAPGATVRSAVHGEAPEHQWASDPAVRDIHAGLLADLDLDAPVASLSGGQRRRVALAATLTADAELVILDEPTNHLDVEGVDWLARHLSARFSRRRDAGALVTVTHDRWFLDAVCNHVWEVVPGVDPGGSRPQVPGRVETYDGGYAAYVLARAERARQAAAAAEKRENLLRKELAWLRRGAPARTSKPRFRIDAAEALIADVPPPRDTVELTAMATARLGKKVIELEDVSVEFTDATAPDGRRKVLSGVTWRLAPGERVGVVGVNGAGKTTLLRLLEGTQAPTRGGVVRGKTVAVATLSQTTHELDPLAGARVVDAVAMVGERVTVGGKELTAAQLVERLGFTRSRAWTRVGEISGGERRRLQLLRLLMGQPNVLLLDEPTNDLDTDTLTAVEDLLDTFPGTLVVVSHDRYLLERVTDHQIALLGDGTIRDLPGGVEQYLQLRREAEADAEAAARSAPPAPERNGAAVHAARKQLASIERRLDRTTSHIDDLHRRMEQASAQLRVDELTELGRQLAQAESEQADLEAQWLQAAEAAEY, from the coding sequence ATGGCGCATCTGCTCGGCGTCGAGTCCGTCCGCGTCACAGTCGGTCCCCGCATACTGCTCGACGCAGTCAGCCTGGGGATCGAGGACGGGGAGCGCATCGGCGTGCTCGGCCCCAACGGCGCCGGCAAATCCACCCTGCTAGCGCTCCTGGCGGGCGCCCGCACCCCCGACGCCGGTCGCGTCACGCGCGCCGGGGATACGCGAGCCGTCATGCTCACCCAGGCCGATCGGTTCGCGCCCGGCGCCACCGTGCGCAGCGCCGTACACGGTGAGGCTCCCGAGCACCAGTGGGCCTCCGACCCGGCGGTGCGCGACATCCACGCCGGGCTGCTGGCCGACCTCGACCTGGACGCCCCGGTCGCATCCCTCTCCGGCGGGCAGCGCCGCCGCGTGGCCCTGGCGGCAACCCTGACCGCCGACGCCGAGCTGGTCATCCTCGACGAGCCCACCAACCACCTGGATGTGGAGGGCGTGGACTGGCTCGCCCGCCACTTGTCCGCCCGCTTCTCCCGCCGGCGCGACGCAGGCGCCCTGGTTACCGTCACCCACGACCGCTGGTTCCTGGACGCCGTATGCAACCACGTGTGGGAGGTGGTACCCGGCGTCGACCCCGGCGGCAGCCGCCCCCAGGTACCCGGGCGGGTGGAGACCTACGACGGCGGTTACGCCGCCTATGTGCTGGCCCGTGCCGAGCGCGCCCGCCAGGCCGCGGCCGCCGCGGAGAAGCGGGAGAACCTGCTGCGCAAGGAACTGGCCTGGCTGCGGCGCGGCGCCCCCGCCCGCACCTCTAAGCCGCGTTTCCGTATCGACGCCGCCGAGGCCCTCATCGCCGATGTGCCACCGCCGCGCGATACCGTGGAACTGACCGCGATGGCCACCGCCCGGCTGGGCAAGAAGGTCATCGAGCTGGAGGACGTGAGCGTGGAGTTCACGGATGCCACCGCGCCCGATGGCAGGCGAAAGGTGCTCAGTGGCGTGACCTGGCGGTTGGCCCCGGGTGAGCGCGTCGGCGTCGTCGGTGTAAACGGTGCCGGCAAGACTACGCTGCTACGGCTGCTGGAGGGCACGCAGGCCCCCACCCGGGGAGGGGTGGTGCGGGGCAAGACGGTGGCGGTCGCCACTCTGTCACAGACCACCCATGAGCTCGATCCGCTGGCCGGTGCACGAGTGGTTGACGCCGTCGCCATGGTTGGCGAGCGGGTGACGGTTGGTGGGAAGGAGCTCACCGCCGCCCAGCTGGTAGAGCGCCTGGGATTCACCCGCTCACGGGCCTGGACGCGGGTGGGGGAGATCTCAGGTGGTGAACGGCGCCGCCTGCAGCTGCTGCGGCTGCTGATGGGGCAGCCGAACGTCCTGCTGCTGGATGAGCCCACCAACGACCTGGACACCGACACCCTCACCGCCGTGGAGGACCTGCTGGATACCTTCCCCGGCACCCTCGTGGTGGTTTCCCACGACCGCTACTTGCTGGAACGCGTCACGGACCACCAGATCGCCCTGCTCGGTGACGGGACTATTCGTGACCTGCCCGGGGGAGTGGAGCAGTACCTGCAACTGCGCCGTGAGGCGGAAGCGGATGCTGAAGCGGCAGCCCGGAGCGCCCCTCCGGCCCCGGAGCGCAATGGCGCCGCCGTGCATGCCGCCCGCAAGCAGCTGGCAAGCATCGAGCGCCGCCTGGACCGGACCACCTCGCACATAGACGACTTGCACCGCCGCATGGAGCAGGCCTCCGCGCAGCTGCGAGTCGACGAGCTGACCGAGCTGGGGAGGCAACTGGCGCAGGCCGAGTCCGAGCAGGCCGACCTGGAGGCCCAATGGCTGCAAGCCGCTGAGGCCGCTGAGTACTGA
- the rsmA gene encoding 16S rRNA (adenine(1518)-N(6)/adenine(1519)-N(6))-dimethyltransferase RsmA, with protein MPTPDTSEPAPGLLGPADIRRLAAALELRPAKSRGQNFVHDSGTVRRIVRLAGVQSGETVLEVGPGLGSLTLALLETGARVIAVEVDPVLARALPLTVASRLPAAADHLAVLAADALTICSPETLPLPDGAAPPTRLVANLPYNVAVPVLLTVLAALPGLRTATVMVQAEVADRLAAAPGSRTYGVPSVKAAWYGTVRRDARIGRSVFWPVPNVDSAVVTLTRREPPATTATRAQVFAVIDAAFAQRRKTLRKALAPLAGGPEQVEAAARAVGIDPSTRGEQLDVTAFAALAQALVDTGMPAPDPEPLIAPQRPPRGTANTGSQT; from the coding sequence GTGCCCACGCCCGACACCAGCGAGCCCGCCCCCGGATTGCTCGGCCCCGCCGACATTCGGCGCCTCGCCGCAGCGCTGGAATTACGACCAGCTAAGTCCCGCGGGCAGAACTTCGTTCACGACTCCGGCACAGTGCGTCGCATCGTGCGCCTGGCCGGGGTCCAGTCGGGGGAGACCGTGCTGGAGGTCGGTCCCGGGCTCGGCTCCCTGACACTGGCACTACTTGAGACGGGTGCGCGCGTAATCGCCGTCGAGGTCGACCCCGTACTGGCCCGCGCCCTGCCGCTCACCGTTGCGAGCCGCTTGCCAGCCGCCGCGGATCACCTGGCCGTACTCGCCGCCGACGCCCTGACCATCTGCAGCCCCGAGACGCTGCCGCTACCGGATGGCGCCGCCCCACCCACCCGGCTGGTCGCCAATCTGCCCTACAACGTGGCCGTCCCCGTGCTGCTCACCGTGCTGGCGGCCCTACCAGGCCTGCGCACCGCCACCGTCATGGTGCAGGCGGAGGTCGCCGACCGGCTCGCCGCCGCCCCGGGCTCACGCACCTACGGGGTGCCCAGCGTCAAGGCCGCCTGGTACGGCACCGTGCGCCGGGACGCCCGCATCGGTCGCAGCGTCTTCTGGCCCGTCCCCAACGTCGACTCCGCGGTCGTCACCCTCACCCGCCGCGAGCCCCCGGCCACCACCGCCACCCGCGCACAGGTATTCGCCGTCATCGACGCTGCCTTCGCCCAGAGGCGCAAAACCCTCCGCAAGGCCCTGGCGCCCCTGGCGGGCGGCCCCGAGCAGGTGGAGGCGGCCGCCCGCGCAGTCGGCATCGACCCGTCTACCCGCGGAGAACAACTCGACGTCACCGCATTCGCCGCCCTCGCCCAGGCCCTCGTCGATACCGGGATGCCAGCGCCGGACCCAGAGCCCCTAATCGCCCCTCAGCGGCCGCCGCGCGGCACAGCAAACACCGGGAGCCAGACATGA
- a CDS encoding resuscitation-promoting factor, giving the protein MTPVKDLLKPGLLRAGGVAAALALSVSGGAYAAVQAVAPGGDVETLPETVVVASAASADITAGNVAAGEGTDLVVGGDQTTVSAVAEDVTEEFGRVEQQTDSLPDGETKVETKGVAGVTRVVYQVTSVDGKEIAREVVSRAVVTERVDEVVLVGTGSVADDAATASTDAATGSTGGTSGGGATASGSGSSGGSTGSSSSAGDDSVWAALAQCESGGNPTTNTGNGFYGLYQFSLSTWRAMGGTGYPHEADTATQTAMAKKLQAQAGWGQWPHCAAQLGLL; this is encoded by the coding sequence ATGACACCCGTCAAAGATCTGCTCAAACCCGGCCTGCTACGTGCCGGAGGCGTGGCCGCGGCCCTGGCCCTGTCCGTCTCGGGCGGTGCCTACGCCGCAGTACAGGCTGTCGCCCCGGGCGGTGACGTCGAGACCCTGCCGGAGACCGTCGTCGTGGCCTCGGCGGCAAGCGCGGACATCACCGCCGGGAACGTCGCTGCGGGAGAGGGTACGGACCTGGTGGTCGGCGGTGACCAGACCACGGTCTCCGCGGTCGCCGAGGACGTGACGGAGGAGTTCGGACGGGTAGAGCAGCAGACCGACTCCCTGCCCGATGGCGAGACGAAGGTGGAGACCAAGGGTGTGGCGGGAGTCACGCGAGTGGTCTACCAGGTAACGAGCGTGGACGGCAAGGAGATCGCGCGTGAGGTGGTCTCCCGGGCGGTCGTAACCGAACGGGTCGACGAGGTCGTGCTGGTAGGCACCGGCAGCGTCGCGGATGACGCCGCCACCGCATCCACCGACGCCGCCACGGGATCCACCGGCGGCACCAGCGGGGGCGGCGCCACGGCATCGGGCTCGGGATCCTCCGGCGGCTCCACCGGAAGCAGCTCCTCCGCCGGTGACGACTCGGTATGGGCGGCCCTGGCCCAGTGCGAGTCCGGCGGTAACCCCACCACCAACACCGGGAACGGCTTCTACGGCCTGTACCAGTTCTCCCTGTCCACCTGGCGGGCCATGGGCGGGACCGGCTACCCGCATGAGGCCGACACCGCCACCCAGACCGCCATGGCCAAGAAGCTCCAGGCCCAGGCAGGCTGGGGGCAGTGGCCGCACTGCGCCGCCCAGCTCGGCCTACTCTGA
- a CDS encoding FHA domain-containing protein — MPLPPAARLAAGTAVAGLMILLQARSGASPGQALVSVRLRRAIRPTDPPGRAAVERAWLFALAALPTFGVLPVVMVMSTDDGGWRRTWYDRMAGTVVIAKERDPVPVQLVTANGHLLTVTQPTVLGRAPDPLPGRASRLLPSFQDDPSVSKTHALLEPARSGMRVTDLNSTNGTHAEDSQGIHRLRPGQAQVVERGRRVYFGDTECVIR; from the coding sequence GTGCCGCTGCCGCCGGCCGCTCGCCTAGCCGCGGGCACCGCCGTGGCCGGGCTGATGATCCTGCTCCAGGCGCGTTCGGGCGCAAGCCCCGGGCAGGCGCTGGTCTCCGTGCGCTTGCGGAGGGCGATTCGGCCCACGGACCCGCCGGGGCGGGCCGCGGTAGAGCGCGCCTGGCTGTTCGCCCTGGCGGCGCTGCCAACCTTCGGGGTGCTCCCCGTGGTTATGGTCATGAGCACTGACGACGGCGGCTGGCGGCGCACTTGGTATGACCGCATGGCGGGCACGGTTGTCATAGCCAAGGAGCGCGACCCTGTGCCGGTGCAACTGGTTACGGCTAACGGGCACCTGCTGACCGTTACGCAGCCGACGGTACTGGGCCGGGCGCCGGACCCGCTTCCCGGCAGGGCCAGCCGCCTACTGCCGAGCTTCCAGGACGATCCCTCGGTCTCCAAGACCCATGCGCTGCTGGAGCCCGCGCGCAGCGGTATGCGCGTGACTGACCTGAACTCCACAAACGGCACGCACGCGGAGGACTCCCAGGGCATCCATCGGCTGCGCCCCGGACAGGCGCAGGTCGTTGAACGGGGGCGGCGGGTGTACTTCGGGGACACCGAGTGCGTGATTCGGTGA
- a CDS encoding FHA domain-containing protein: MALSVICPSGHANPTNYVSCRECGAELTQPARIIACPPLGRVRASSGGEVVLDRPVLIGREPASERVSELNGAAPALITVPSPEQVISRNHLLIQLDEWSVLARSLSSSNGTVLRRDGASPMRMSSTEPVLLRSGDILDLGDGQSLLLEDLP; this comes from the coding sequence ATGGCACTGTCCGTCATCTGCCCCTCGGGACACGCCAACCCCACCAACTACGTCAGCTGCCGCGAGTGCGGTGCCGAGCTGACCCAGCCGGCGCGGATCATCGCCTGCCCGCCGCTGGGGCGGGTACGCGCCTCCTCTGGGGGTGAAGTCGTCCTCGACCGGCCCGTGCTAATTGGTCGCGAGCCCGCCTCGGAGCGCGTAAGCGAGCTCAATGGCGCAGCACCGGCCCTGATCACTGTGCCCAGCCCGGAGCAAGTGATCTCCCGCAACCACCTGCTCATCCAGCTGGATGAGTGGTCGGTGCTGGCCCGCAGTCTGTCGTCCAGCAACGGCACGGTGCTACGACGCGACGGCGCCTCCCCGATGCGCATGTCCTCCACGGAGCCGGTGCTGCTACGCAGTGGTGACATACTCGACCTGGGTGACGGACAGTCGCTCCTGCTGGAGGATCTGCCGTGA
- the rsmI gene encoding 16S rRNA (cytidine(1402)-2'-O)-methyltransferase, with translation MNNDMSDATPPAGVANAAPPAQADPEPPDRAAPQPGVITLAATPIGNVADASARLRAALEQAEVVAAEDTRRLFALAHRMGARVTGRVLAFHEHNEADRIPELLEAARAGQSVLVVSDAGMPGISDPGFRLVVAAAGADVPVTVAPGPSAVLAALVLSGLASDRFTFEGFLPRKAGDRRRALAELADQPRTMVFLESPRRTHETLLAMAEAFGADRRAALCRELTKTHEEVRRASLGELADATAAGVLGEVVLVVAGAPPRRVDVATAAAQALRLAAGGMRLKAAAAQVASQAGARPNEVYRAALAARAAGTGPAAEA, from the coding sequence ATGAATAACGACATGAGCGACGCCACCCCGCCCGCCGGGGTTGCGAACGCCGCGCCACCCGCGCAGGCGGACCCAGAACCGCCGGACCGCGCCGCACCACAGCCGGGAGTGATTACTCTGGCCGCCACCCCGATCGGAAACGTGGCCGACGCCTCTGCCCGCCTGCGCGCCGCCCTGGAGCAGGCCGAGGTGGTGGCCGCAGAGGACACACGCCGCCTATTCGCCCTCGCTCACCGCATGGGAGCACGTGTCACCGGGCGGGTATTGGCATTCCACGAGCACAATGAGGCGGACAGAATCCCGGAACTGCTGGAGGCCGCCCGCGCGGGGCAATCGGTACTAGTCGTGTCCGACGCCGGCATGCCCGGGATCTCCGACCCGGGTTTCCGGCTCGTTGTGGCTGCCGCCGGTGCCGACGTACCTGTGACCGTGGCGCCGGGGCCGTCCGCAGTGCTCGCCGCCCTGGTGCTGTCCGGCCTTGCCAGCGACCGCTTCACCTTTGAGGGATTCCTTCCGCGCAAGGCCGGTGACAGACGCCGAGCCCTGGCTGAACTCGCCGATCAGCCGCGCACCATGGTGTTCCTGGAATCGCCTCGCCGAACTCACGAGACGCTGCTCGCCATGGCGGAGGCCTTCGGCGCGGACCGGCGAGCCGCCTTGTGCCGCGAGCTGACCAAGACGCATGAGGAGGTGCGGCGGGCAAGCCTGGGTGAATTGGCGGACGCCACCGCCGCGGGTGTGCTAGGAGAAGTCGTGCTGGTAGTCGCGGGCGCGCCGCCACGCCGGGTTGACGTGGCAACCGCTGCCGCCCAGGCGCTGCGCCTCGCCGCAGGAGGCATGCGGCTCAAGGCAGCGGCCGCCCAGGTGGCCTCCCAGGCGGGCGCTCGCCCGAACGAGGTCTACCGGGCCGCCCTCGCAGCGCGCGCCGCAGGAACGGGCCCCGCGGCCGAAGCCTGA
- the metG gene encoding methionine--tRNA ligase, protein MSRILSAVAWPYANGPRHIGHVAGFGVPSDVFSRYMRMAGHDVLMVSGTDEHGTPILVAADEEGISPRELADRNNRLIVEDLVALGLSYDLFTRTTVGNHYRVVQDMFRTVRDNGYMVEQVTRSAISPSTGRTLPDRYIEGTCPICGSAGARGDQCDTCGNQLDPTDLIDPHSRINGETPEFVESSHWFLDLPALADALGVWLDEREASGAWRPNVIRFSKNILAEIRPRAMTRDIDWGIPIPGWEDQPNKRLYVWFDAVIGYLSASIEWARRSGDPDAWRQWWNDPQALSYYFMGKDNIVFHSQIWPAELLGYNGQGDRGGESGEMGALNLPTEVVSSEFLTMEGRKFSSSHGIVIYVRDFLARYQADALRYFICAAGPETADADFTWAEFVRRTNGELVAGWGNLVNRTAAMIHKRFGAIPAPGELEDVDRALLDVVDAGFATVGDLIRHHRQKAALAEAMRLVGEANKYIADTEPFKLKGEEGSPAHRRLATVLHTLAQVVADLNLMLSPFLPHAANDVDRVMGGDGALAPMPHIEEVDELDPQVLPDAFAGRTGYPIITGDYTGVPTWERHAVVVGTPIAKPRPVFVKLDEGIVEEELARYAGSQPDDVTGA, encoded by the coding sequence ATGAGCCGTATCCTCTCCGCCGTCGCCTGGCCCTATGCCAACGGTCCCCGCCACATCGGACACGTCGCCGGATTCGGCGTCCCCTCCGACGTCTTCTCCCGCTACATGCGCATGGCCGGCCACGACGTCCTCATGGTTTCCGGCACTGACGAGCACGGCACCCCCATCCTGGTGGCCGCCGACGAGGAGGGAATCAGCCCGCGCGAGCTGGCAGACCGCAACAACCGGCTCATCGTTGAGGACCTGGTGGCTCTGGGCCTGTCCTACGACCTGTTCACCCGCACCACCGTCGGCAACCACTACCGAGTGGTGCAGGACATGTTCCGCACCGTGCGAGACAACGGCTACATGGTCGAGCAGGTCACCCGCTCCGCGATCTCGCCCTCCACCGGCCGCACCCTGCCCGACCGCTACATCGAGGGAACCTGCCCGATCTGTGGCTCGGCCGGCGCCCGCGGCGACCAGTGCGACACCTGCGGCAACCAGCTCGACCCCACCGACCTGATCGACCCCCACTCCCGCATCAACGGGGAGACCCCCGAGTTCGTGGAGTCCTCCCACTGGTTCCTGGACCTGCCCGCCCTGGCCGACGCGCTGGGTGTCTGGCTGGACGAGCGGGAGGCCTCCGGCGCCTGGCGGCCCAACGTCATCCGCTTCTCCAAGAACATCCTGGCGGAGATCCGCCCGCGCGCCATGACCCGCGACATCGACTGGGGCATCCCCATCCCCGGCTGGGAGGACCAGCCCAACAAGCGCCTGTACGTGTGGTTCGACGCCGTCATCGGCTACCTGTCGGCCTCCATCGAGTGGGCGCGCCGCAGCGGCGACCCCGACGCCTGGCGCCAGTGGTGGAACGACCCGCAGGCCCTGTCCTACTACTTCATGGGCAAGGACAACATCGTCTTCCACTCCCAGATCTGGCCCGCCGAGCTGCTCGGCTACAACGGCCAGGGCGATCGCGGCGGCGAGAGCGGCGAAATGGGGGCGCTGAACCTGCCCACGGAGGTCGTCTCCAGCGAGTTCCTGACCATGGAGGGCCGCAAGTTCTCCTCCTCCCACGGCATCGTCATCTACGTGCGCGACTTCCTGGCCCGCTACCAGGCCGACGCCCTGCGCTACTTCATCTGCGCCGCCGGCCCCGAGACAGCCGACGCCGACTTCACCTGGGCGGAGTTCGTACGCCGCACCAACGGCGAGCTGGTGGCCGGCTGGGGCAACCTGGTCAACCGCACCGCCGCCATGATCCACAAGCGCTTCGGCGCCATCCCCGCGCCCGGCGAGCTGGAGGACGTGGACCGGGCCCTGCTGGACGTCGTCGACGCCGGTTTCGCCACCGTCGGCGACCTGATCCGCCACCACCGGCAGAAGGCCGCGCTCGCCGAGGCCATGCGGCTGGTGGGTGAGGCGAACAAGTACATTGCCGACACCGAGCCCTTCAAGCTCAAGGGGGAGGAGGGCAGCCCCGCCCATCGGCGCCTGGCCACCGTGCTGCACACGCTCGCCCAGGTGGTGGCCGACCTGAACCTCATGCTCTCCCCGTTCCTGCCGCACGCCGCCAACGACGTCGACCGCGTCATGGGCGGCGACGGCGCCCTCGCCCCCATGCCCCACATCGAGGAGGTGGACGAGCTCGACCCGCAGGTGCTGCCCGATGCCTTCGCCGGGCGGACCGGCTACCCGATCATCACCGGCGACTACACCGGCGTGCCCACGTGGGAGCGCCACGCCGTGGTGGTCGGCACTCCGATCGCCAAGCCGAGGCCCGTCTTCGTCAAGCTCGACGAGGGCATCGTGGAGGAGGAGCTGGCCCGCTACGCCGGTTCCCAGCCCGACGACGTCACCGGCGCATGA